A single genomic interval of Nostoc commune NIES-4072 harbors:
- a CDS encoding tellurite resistance TerB family protein, with the protein MGLFDAVLGTESQTQTALNPEEAFAVIVLAATASDGYLSFEQANSITFVLSRMKLFKSYPHEMMNKLFEKILGILEGDGFNSLFNAAKDSLSQDLREAAFAVATDLVLAEGIVAEEEKNFLNDLYQALGVSSEIAIQIIQVILIKNRA; encoded by the coding sequence ATGGGTCTATTTGACGCTGTGTTGGGCACAGAAAGCCAAACTCAAACAGCACTGAATCCAGAGGAGGCTTTTGCTGTCATTGTTTTGGCAGCAACAGCGTCAGACGGTTATCTTTCTTTTGAGCAAGCAAATTCTATCACTTTTGTGCTGTCTCGGATGAAACTTTTTAAAAGTTATCCCCATGAGATGATGAACAAGTTGTTTGAAAAAATCTTGGGCATTCTCGAAGGGGATGGCTTTAATAGTTTATTTAATGCAGCCAAAGATTCTCTATCTCAAGACTTGCGGGAAGCAGCATTTGCAGTAGCCACCGATCTAGTTTTAGCTGAAGGTATTGTAGCTGAAGAAGAAAAAAACTTCTTAAATGATTTATATCAAGCTTTAGGTGTTTCTAGCGAGATAGCAATACAAATTATCCAAGTAATCTTAATTAAAAACCGTGCATGA
- a CDS encoding histone deacetylase family protein: protein MLPVIYSDEFLDHKTGKYHPEKPERLSAIATALKAATFADKIDWRSPTPASEQPSLMSMLVKAHSPAYIKKLWQIASSGGGPLDGDTPVSPRSYDVALLAVSAWLDGVEAVLKSANPAFVLARPPGHHAESDAGMGFCLFSNAAIAALFALEQPGINRVAILDWDVHHGNGTQAIVETQASIAYCSLHQYPCYPGTGRATERGFHNNVLNLPVPPGSDIASYQPLFERQVVPFLANFQADLLIVSAGYDANAADPLASMNLQPKDYALFTDYCLGITRKILFGLEGGYDFGSLSESVVATIEHCLL from the coding sequence ATGCTGCCAGTCATCTATTCCGACGAATTTTTAGATCACAAGACCGGAAAATACCATCCTGAAAAACCAGAACGTTTAAGTGCGATCGCTACTGCCCTAAAAGCAGCTACATTTGCAGATAAAATTGACTGGCGATCGCCTACACCAGCATCAGAACAGCCATCACTGATGTCTATGTTAGTTAAGGCCCATAGCCCAGCCTACATCAAAAAACTTTGGCAAATCGCTTCTAGTGGCGGCGGCCCTTTGGATGGAGATACGCCAGTTTCCCCGCGTAGTTATGATGTGGCATTGTTGGCAGTCAGTGCATGGTTGGATGGTGTTGAGGCTGTGTTAAAGTCGGCGAATCCAGCTTTTGTACTAGCACGTCCCCCAGGACATCATGCAGAAAGTGATGCGGGGATGGGCTTTTGCCTATTTTCTAATGCGGCGATCGCAGCTTTATTTGCCCTTGAGCAACCCGGAATTAACCGCGTCGCTATCCTCGATTGGGATGTACATCACGGTAATGGTACTCAGGCGATCGTTGAAACCCAAGCAAGCATTGCCTACTGTTCCCTACATCAGTATCCCTGCTATCCCGGTACTGGAAGAGCGACAGAACGCGGCTTTCATAATAATGTATTAAATTTACCTGTACCCCCTGGTAGTGATATTGCATCATATCAGCCGCTATTTGAAAGACAAGTTGTACCCTTTTTGGCTAACTTTCAGGCGGATTTGCTGATTGTGAGTGCTGGTTATGATGCCAATGCCGCAGATCCTTTGGCAAGTATGAATTTGCAGCCAAAAGACTACGCTTTATTTACTGACTATTGTCTAGGGATAACTCGTAAAATTCTATTTGGCTTAGAAGGTGGTTACGACTTTGGTTCTCTTTCTGAATCAGTTGTAGCAACGATTGAACATTGTTTACTTTAG
- the ltrA gene encoding group II intron reverse transcriptase/maturase, whose protein sequence is MQKSNTRQIAPKPNKNGFLPLKTNPIRTVLSNESMVEWKHINWRKLERRVFKLQKRIYKASRRGDVKAFRRLQRTLMNSWAAKCLSVRRVTQDNQGKKTAGVDGVKSLSPEARLILVTKIKPKSKVKPTRRVWIPKPGTDEKRPLGIPVMNDRALQALFKLALEPEWEARFEPNSYGFRPGRSCHDAREAIFQAIVQKSKFVLDADIAKCFDRIDHEALLRKLNTSPTIRRQIRAWLKAGVMDGKQLFPTSEGTPQGGVISPLLANIALHGMEERINKAFPEMSQTMRETWYHKKGTKFRSPQVIRYADDFVILHKDITVVQRCREIISEWLIDMGLELKLSKTRLTHTLNKYGSEKPGFNFLGFNIRQWKVGKYHSKQGFKTIITPSKEKQKIHYDRIASIIDDHKAAPQMALISRLNPVITGWSNYYSTSVSKVIFADLDNLMYPKLKAWAQHRHPKKSRGWVTKKYWQTIGGDNWVFATRQEGKNPLRLRSHAETKIIRHVKVKGEASPYDGNLIYWSSRMGEHPETTTRVATLLKKQKGKCTHCRMYFREEDVLEIDHKIPKSLGGKDDYKNLQILHRHCHDEKTTVDGSVVKYA, encoded by the coding sequence ATGCAAAAGTCTAATACACGACAAATTGCTCCTAAACCTAACAAAAACGGTTTTCTTCCCCTGAAGACTAACCCAATTAGAACGGTTTTGAGTAATGAATCGATGGTGGAATGGAAACACATCAACTGGCGTAAGTTGGAAAGACGTGTTTTTAAGTTGCAAAAACGAATTTACAAAGCATCTCGTCGTGGTGATGTCAAAGCATTTCGCAGACTCCAGAGGACGTTGATGAATTCCTGGGCAGCAAAGTGTCTATCGGTTCGTCGGGTTACACAAGATAACCAGGGCAAAAAGACAGCAGGGGTGGACGGTGTTAAATCACTATCCCCAGAAGCTCGTTTGATACTGGTTACAAAAATAAAACCTAAGTCAAAGGTGAAACCGACACGACGGGTTTGGATTCCCAAACCAGGAACGGATGAGAAACGACCTTTGGGTATTCCCGTAATGAACGACCGAGCCTTGCAAGCGCTGTTCAAACTGGCATTAGAGCCGGAATGGGAAGCACGATTTGAGCCTAACTCATACGGGTTCAGACCTGGGCGCTCATGTCATGATGCAAGAGAGGCAATATTCCAAGCAATTGTGCAGAAAAGTAAATTTGTGCTTGATGCCGACATTGCAAAATGCTTCGACCGCATCGACCATGAAGCACTGCTAAGAAAATTAAATACATCTCCCACCATCCGCCGACAAATTCGAGCATGGTTAAAAGCGGGGGTAATGGATGGTAAGCAGTTGTTTCCAACATCTGAGGGTACGCCACAGGGTGGGGTAATCTCTCCGCTACTAGCTAACATCGCCCTTCACGGGATGGAAGAACGGATAAATAAGGCATTCCCAGAAATGTCTCAAACCATGAGGGAAACTTGGTATCACAAAAAAGGTACAAAGTTCAGAAGCCCTCAAGTTATCCGATATGCCGATGACTTTGTGATTCTCCACAAAGACATAACCGTTGTCCAAAGATGCAGGGAGATAATCTCTGAATGGTTAATAGACATGGGTCTGGAATTGAAGCTTTCTAAAACACGTCTAACCCACACTTTAAATAAGTATGGGTCAGAAAAACCAGGTTTTAACTTCCTTGGTTTTAACATAAGACAGTGGAAAGTGGGTAAATACCACTCAAAACAAGGCTTCAAGACAATCATCACCCCAAGCAAGGAAAAGCAAAAGATACATTACGACCGAATAGCAAGTATCATCGATGACCATAAAGCAGCGCCACAAATGGCGTTAATCAGCCGACTAAATCCGGTAATAACAGGATGGTCTAACTACTATTCAACATCAGTAAGCAAGGTTATCTTTGCTGACCTAGATAATCTCATGTATCCAAAGCTAAAGGCTTGGGCGCAACACCGCCACCCCAAGAAATCCAGGGGATGGGTAACAAAGAAATATTGGCAAACCATAGGTGGTGATAATTGGGTATTCGCAACCAGGCAAGAGGGTAAAAACCCGTTGCGGTTACGGTCACACGCGGAAACAAAAATTATTCGGCATGTGAAAGTTAAAGGCGAAGCTAGTCCTTATGATGGCAACCTAATTTACTGGAGTTCAAGAATGGGAGAACACCCAGAAACGACTACGAGAGTAGCAACACTCTTAAAGAAACAAAAAGGGAAGTGTACCCACTGCCGAATGTACTTTCGAGAGGAAGATGTACTGGAGATTGACCACAAAATCCCCAAAAGTTTGGGAGGTAAAGACGATTATAAAAATCTCCAGATATTACACAGACACTGCCACGATGAAAAGACAACTGTAGATGGTTCAGTTGTGAAGTACGCATGA
- a CDS encoding sensor domain-containing protein — MNVDAFSQHIEKLYSKIQALLQCNEIKANSQEEIITEAFEELHTAMEQLLTASQELKVTRTALEKERQRYQDLFEFAPDGYLVTNAVGTIQEANHAAATLLGVHQKYLVGKPLIVFIAQQDRQSFSLQLKNFQELLNWEINLQPRGGEPFPAMIKASAVYDLQKKQIGWHWLLCNITERKQVEKMLHQAYEELEIRVAERTAELVKANQKLLTEITERKRVESQLLYLAFHDALTGLPNRAAFMNRLRRAIDYAKRHSDYLFAVLFIDLDRFKLINDSLGHIKGDQFLLAIANKLEICIRSIDTVARLGGDEFTILLEGIQDVSDAIKAVERIQQELALPFELEGQEMFTTASIGIALSSTVDYEQPEELLRDADTAMYRAKVLGRARYELFNSDMYAKVLAKLQLETELRRAIEHLEFRVFYQPIVSLTKGSILGFEALLRWQHPERGLLNPADFIPLAEETGLIFSIGSWVLDEACRQMQAWRMCHHSNLLEKISVNLSLKQFSQPNLIEQIGQVLHSTGLDAATLVLEITESVIVENSDKTTAALLQLREMGIELSIDDFGTGYSSLGRLYNFPISVLKIDPSFISLMSVNSKDLEIIEIIITVAHKLGVDVLAEGVETKEQLALLRKLNCEYAQGNFFSVPLNSSAAEALIMTNPRW; from the coding sequence ATGAACGTGGATGCATTTAGCCAGCATATAGAGAAATTGTACTCGAAGATACAGGCGTTATTACAATGCAATGAAATTAAGGCAAACTCCCAAGAAGAGATAATAACAGAGGCTTTTGAGGAACTCCACACTGCAATGGAACAACTATTGACAGCCTCCCAGGAGTTAAAGGTAACACGAACGGCATTAGAGAAAGAGCGCCAGCGTTACCAAGATTTGTTTGAGTTCGCTCCAGATGGTTATTTGGTAACTAATGCTGTAGGCACAATCCAAGAGGCTAACCATGCAGCAGCAACCTTGCTCGGTGTCCACCAAAAGTATCTAGTAGGTAAACCATTAATTGTCTTTATTGCTCAACAAGACCGCCAGTCGTTTAGTCTTCAGTTGAAGAATTTTCAGGAGCTACTGAACTGGGAAATTAACTTACAACCACGGGGAGGAGAGCCTTTCCCTGCGATGATTAAGGCGTCTGCGGTGTACGACTTACAGAAGAAGCAGATTGGCTGGCATTGGCTACTGTGTAACATCACTGAGCGCAAACAAGTTGAAAAAATGTTGCACCAAGCTTACGAGGAGTTAGAAATAAGAGTAGCAGAACGGACAGCAGAACTGGTAAAAGCAAATCAGAAATTGCTAACTGAAATTACAGAGCGTAAACGAGTCGAATCACAACTGCTATACCTTGCGTTTCACGATGCACTGACGGGTTTGCCGAACCGTGCTGCATTTATGAACCGCCTAAGACGTGCAATCGATTATGCAAAAAGGCATTCAGACTATTTATTTGCTGTACTATTTATCGACCTAGATCGCTTTAAGCTGATCAATGACAGTTTAGGACACATAAAAGGAGACCAATTTCTGCTTGCGATTGCAAATAAGCTAGAAATATGTATACGCTCCATAGATACAGTTGCACGCCTTGGGGGAGACGAATTTACAATCCTGCTTGAAGGAATCCAAGATGTGTCAGACGCCATCAAAGCGGTTGAGCGGATTCAACAGGAACTAGCGTTACCCTTTGAGCTTGAGGGACAAGAAATGTTCACAACAGCAAGTATTGGTATTGCCTTGAGTTCGACAGTTGACTATGAACAGCCAGAAGAACTGTTGAGGGATGCTGATACGGCAATGTACCGAGCTAAGGTGCTGGGCAGAGCGCGTTATGAGCTATTCAACTCAGATATGTATGCTAAGGTTTTGGCAAAATTGCAGTTAGAGACCGAGTTACGCCGAGCAATTGAACACCTTGAGTTTCGAGTTTTTTACCAACCGATTGTTTCACTCACCAAAGGCTCTATTTTAGGTTTTGAGGCTTTGTTGCGCTGGCAGCATCCAGAGCGTGGTTTACTTAATCCAGCAGATTTTATTCCCCTTGCAGAAGAAACTGGACTAATTTTCTCTATTGGTAGCTGGGTGTTGGATGAAGCCTGTCGCCAAATGCAAGCTTGGCGGATGTGCCATCATTCTAACTTGTTAGAGAAAATCAGTGTCAATCTCTCCCTCAAGCAATTTTCCCAGCCAAATTTAATTGAGCAGATTGGGCAAGTTTTGCACTCAACTGGTCTTGATGCTGCTACTTTAGTGCTAGAGATTACTGAAAGCGTAATTGTGGAAAATAGCGATAAGACAACTGCTGCACTTTTACAACTTCGAGAGATGGGCATTGAGTTATCAATTGATGACTTTGGTACGGGCTACTCTTCATTAGGTCGTCTTTATAACTTTCCGATTAGTGTGTTGAAGATTGACCCTTCTTTCATCAGCTTGATGAGCGTCAATAGTAAAGATTTAGAAATTATTGAGATAATTATCACAGTGGCACACAAACTTGGTGTGGATGTGCTAGCCGAAGGAGTAGAGACAAAAGAGCAATTAGCACTTCTAAGAAAGTTGAACTGTGAATATGCTCAGGGAAATTTTTTCTCTGTTCCATTAAATAGTTCAGCAGCAGAAGCATTAATTATGACAAATCCTCGGTGGTAA
- a CDS encoding response regulator transcription factor: MSAQLLLVDDEPGIREAVKDYLQESGFSVQVASNALEGWELMQMNTPDLVISDVMMPQVDGYQFLKQLREDPRFQALPVVFLTAKGMTGDRIQGYHAGVDAYLPKPFDPDELVAIVENLLARRAAKASTTGDDVETPDLAELANQIAQIKALLTQRNAISQSPAPFKIDLTPREQSVLNLVAEGLMNKEIARRLETSVRNVEKYVSRLFSKTGTNSRTELVRFALEHGLAK, translated from the coding sequence ATGTCAGCACAATTGTTACTGGTGGATGATGAACCAGGAATACGGGAAGCCGTCAAAGACTATTTGCAAGAGAGCGGTTTCAGCGTTCAAGTCGCCAGTAACGCCCTTGAAGGTTGGGAATTGATGCAGATGAATACACCTGACTTAGTGATTTCTGATGTCATGATGCCTCAGGTGGATGGCTATCAGTTCCTGAAGCAACTGCGAGAAGACCCCCGCTTCCAAGCGCTGCCGGTAGTATTTTTAACTGCTAAAGGTATGACAGGCGATCGCATCCAAGGGTATCATGCTGGTGTGGATGCCTATCTACCCAAACCCTTCGATCCAGATGAGTTAGTGGCTATAGTCGAAAATTTGCTAGCCCGCCGGGCCGCTAAGGCTTCAACTACTGGAGATGACGTTGAAACCCCTGATCTTGCTGAATTAGCCAATCAGATTGCCCAAATTAAAGCATTGTTAACTCAAAGAAATGCCATTTCCCAATCTCCAGCGCCCTTCAAAATTGATTTGACTCCTAGAGAACAAAGTGTTTTGAACTTAGTTGCTGAAGGGTTGATGAACAAAGAAATCGCCCGTCGCTTAGAAACCAGCGTCCGCAATGTAGAAAAATACGTCAGCCGTTTATTCAGTAAAACTGGCACCAATAGCCGTACTGAGTTAGTTCGTTTCGCCCTAGAACACGGTCTTGCTAAATAG
- a CDS encoding Npun_R1517 family heterocyst differentiation transcriptional regulator → MNSKALPRQINNLEVGVYECEIHLKFRLIEEKSLLGDREQLLQVLLDALTEGSDDFLETLQASVKAQEVSEFKASPQMRRQLMRLRNAAENPQS, encoded by the coding sequence ATGAACTCCAAAGCATTACCACGCCAGATAAATAATCTCGAAGTAGGTGTTTATGAGTGCGAAATCCATCTCAAATTCCGGTTGATTGAGGAAAAGAGTCTATTGGGCGATCGCGAACAACTGTTACAGGTATTACTTGATGCCTTAACCGAGGGTTCTGACGACTTTCTAGAGACACTGCAAGCGTCTGTTAAAGCGCAGGAAGTGTCTGAGTTTAAAGCCTCACCTCAAATGCGACGCCAGTTGATGCGCTTGCGTAATGCTGCTGAAAATCCCCAGTCTTAA
- a CDS encoding NAD(P)H-quinone oxidoreductase subunit M, with protein MDNPMLLKSTTRHVRIFAGEIDRDGELIPSEQVLTLDIDPDNEFNWNEDALQKVYRKFDELVEASSGADLTDYNLRRVGSDLEHYLRSLLQLGEISYNLSARVTNYSMGVPQVAIDDKQ; from the coding sequence ATGGATAACCCGATGCTGCTCAAGTCCACAACCCGGCATGTCCGCATTTTTGCAGGCGAAATAGACCGGGATGGCGAACTTATTCCCAGTGAACAAGTCTTAACGTTAGATATTGACCCAGATAACGAATTTAACTGGAATGAAGATGCGCTGCAAAAAGTTTATCGAAAATTTGATGAACTAGTAGAAGCATCTAGTGGCGCAGACCTTACAGACTATAACTTGCGCCGTGTTGGGTCAGATTTAGAGCATTATCTGCGATCGCTCCTACAACTTGGCGAAATCAGCTACAATCTATCTGCTCGCGTTACCAACTACAGCATGGGAGTCCCCCAAGTCGCAATTGACGACAAACAATAA